The Oscillatoria acuminata PCC 6304 genomic interval ACCCGATTACGGGGGGTCCTCAAAACCGACGGTCCACCGCCCACGGATGAAGAAATCGAAGCCATTAAAGAAGAACGGTTGAAGGAGAAATACTTAACATGAGGGTGTTGCTGGATACTAATATTATCTTGGATTATTTCCTAGAACGAGACCCCTTCATGAATGATGCGGAAGCCTTATTTACTCAGATTGAAGCGAAGCAAATAGAAGGCTATATGACCGCCACGACCCTAACTGATATTTTTTATATTGTCAGCAAGAGTAAGGGGACTCAAGTCGCCAAGCAAGTCGTTTCAAAGCTGTTGGACGGGTTACACATCTGCCAGGTCGATCGCCTGATTCTCGGATCCGCCCTGGCTTTAGAGTTGAATGATTTTGAAGATGCGGTGCAAATTGCCTGTGCGATCGCCTCCAATTTGGAGGCCGTCATTTCCCGCGATCGCGACGGATTTACCCAAGCACCCATGCCCACTTACTCCCCCAGTGAACTCATTAAACAACTGCCATAATTTAACACAAATCGAATAAGAAACCGGGTTTCTGTCCAAAACTGTTGATACTTTCCCACAAATAAAATAAGAAACCCGGTTTCTATCCCTTCAGAAATAGAAACCGGGCTTCCTCTTCTCCCCCTGCCCTCTTAGGGAAGGGGGTTGGGGGGTTAGGTCACTCTAGGCGATCGCCCCAACCTAATATTAACGGGAAATGAAATGAACCCAACAATCGCCATCTGCTTTACAAGTCTGATGAACTAGGTCATAAGAATAGCTTAACCCCGCACCGCGTGCAGAAGTATTGTATCCATGAGACCAATATTCACCGTATGGGTCATGAACAATAAAGCCATGAGAATTGTAGCCAATCAAGCAGACAATATGACCGAAACTGGTAAAATAACCGTGGATAACAATCGGGTTACCTTGAATCAGCCATTCCTTGATTTCATTAAAGGTGGCTTTTTCAGTAAAGCGGTCTTTTGCTCCATAAGCTTCGGCAACTTGAGCCAAATGATAGGGGTCGTGACGACTTAAACCCCGGGCTTCTAACCAGTCTTGGAGTTCATCTTCTAACTGTTTGTGAGGCTGATTGCCTTTAATCCCTAGGTAAGCCAAACACATGGCAATACTGGTGGTGTTGCAACTGCCGTAAGGATTTTTGGCATTATCCAGTTGGGATTTGTAGGGAACGGCGAGTTTAATGCGATCGGGAAAAGCCACCGACCCTTTGTGCAGAATCACCCCATGTTTATAATAAACATACCAGGTGTTGCGACCTTGGAAACTTTCCTCGGCAAAAGCAACCTTAACGTGATCGCTTTCTGGGGCGTAAGACTGGACTTTTAACACCGTTCCCGCT includes:
- a CDS encoding C39 family peptidase, which produces MTVAQSFSTPSTASGNHSTELKILSDTILKQKPIPSAELSDSEKQAIPAGTVLKVQSYAPESDHVKVAFAEESFQGRNTWYVYYKHGVILHKGSVAFPDRIKLAVPYKSQLDNAKNPYGSCNTTSIAMCLAYLGIKGNQPHKQLEDELQDWLEARGLSRHDPYHLAQVAEAYGAKDRFTEKATFNEIKEWLIQGNPIVIHGYFTSFGHIVCLIGYNSHGFIVHDPYGEYWSHGYNTSARGAGLSYSYDLVHQTCKADGDCWVHFISR
- a CDS encoding type II toxin-antitoxin system VapC family toxin; the protein is MRVLLDTNIILDYFLERDPFMNDAEALFTQIEAKQIEGYMTATTLTDIFYIVSKSKGTQVAKQVVSKLLDGLHICQVDRLILGSALALELNDFEDAVQIACAIASNLEAVISRDRDGFTQAPMPTYSPSELIKQLP